Proteins from one Nilaparvata lugens isolate BPH chromosome 10, ASM1435652v1, whole genome shotgun sequence genomic window:
- the LOC111064409 gene encoding uncharacterized protein LOC111064409, whose translation MPSPKTDPSVTSTPEVQLDINYSKNCLFNDSGNVSVNVSPINSSRKRQLDVDDSKNRSFNYSKSSSYNESNNETPITSKTFLSNKTPTVSKTITANETPKLPRESFTTFFTCSTPLSGYKTPSAKKKRLFTPGNSSGYIPVSSPTDSELLRADLDNSDVFLDGSCFQSVDVNSSAGEGEGDRTPLKTILETSELSDCTPLKSILNNSDCKLLESPLKSILYNNDCETPLRSTLKNTVLDGCKSPVKSPLNSSSKNDSRLLHTASKQQFDDNELGYMDTTAKQHFNDRERLDMAVEEQLDNSELDYCRPLETTSEQQ comes from the coding sequence ATGCCTTCACCAAAGACTGACCCCAGTGTTACCTCAACACCTGAAGTTCAACTGGACATCAACTATTCTAAAAACTGCCTATTCAATGATTCAGGGAACGTTTCCGTGAACGTGTCTCCTATCAATTCATCTCGTAAACGTCAACTGGACGTTGATGATTCCAAAAATCGGTCATTCAACTATTCTAAAAGCAGTTCATACAATGAATCCAATAACGAGACTCCCATAActtcaaaaacatttttatccAACAAAACTCCCACAGTTTCTAAAACTATTACAGCTAATGAAACCCCCAAGTTGCCTCGTGAAAGTTTTACAACTTTTTTCACGTGTAGTACACCCTTATCAGGGTATAAAACGCCGTCGGCAAAAAAGAAACGCCTTTTCACGCCGGGAAACAGTAGTGGTTACATCCCAGTATCCTCTCCTACTGACAGTGAACTATTGAGAGCTGATCTAGACAACAGTGATGTGTTTTTAGACGGCAGTTGCTTTCAGTCGGTTGATGTTAACAGTAGTGctggggagggggagggggatcgCACCCCATTGAAAACAATCCTTGAGACAAGTGAGTTGAGTGATTGTACACCTCTGAAATCAATCTTGAACAATAGTGATTGTAAATTGTTGGAGTCACCTTTGAAAtcaatattgtacaataatgATTGTGAGACGCCTTTGAGATCAACCTTGAAAAATACAGTGTTGGATGGTTGTAAGTCACCTGTGAAGTCTCCCTTGAACAGCAGCTCGAAGAATGATAGTAGGTTGTTGCATACGGCATCAAAACAACAGTTTGACGACAACGAATTAGGTTACATGGACACAACAGCTAAACAGCATTTTAACGACAGAGAACGGTTGGATATGGCTGTTGAAGAACAGTTAGACAACAGCGAGTTGGATTATTGTAGGCCTTTGGAAACAACATCAGAACAACAGTGA
- the LOC120353194 gene encoding uncharacterized protein LOC120353194, with product MVRTYKKKQNKPEVSEEDIAKAMKAVQDGISLRVAADLFGMHYSALFYRLKKGKVGRDNPNNDGIDNPNNDESNRPTANTSKCYGSKYTTQQVFTADQETMLTKYIIKCSELNYGLTYRQVRQLAYEYAKRLGSKIPNSWEENKTSGIDWLKSFMKRQPTLTLRKPENTSLARATAFNKANVTEFFDNYERALKSGEFTADKIYNVDETGVSTVVQAPNVVAKLGARQVGQAVSGERGSMITMCMIINAVGNTVPPAFVFPRAKFHDSMLFGAPPGSLGLVNSPKSGWMIGPLFLEVLKHIKKHTHCSKDNKIIVVMDNHESHCSIDAVVYAKENGMVLVTFPPHCSHRLQPLAIESTSILCY from the coding sequence ATGGTGCGAACATACAAGAAGAAGCAAAATAAGCCAGAAGTGAGTGAAGAAGACATCGCCAAAGCAATGAAAGCAGTCCAGGATGGAATATCATTGAGAGTAGCAGCAGATCTATTTGGGATGCACTATTCTGCACTATTTTATAGGCTAAAAAAAGGTAAGGTAGGCAGAGACAATCCTAACAACGATGGCATAGACAATCCTAACAATGATGAATCCAATAGGCCTACAGCCAACACATCGAAGTGCTACGGCTCTAAATACACGACTCAACAAGTGTTCACTGCAGACCAAGAAACCATGCTTACGAAATACATAATTAAATGTTCAGAACTGAATTATGGGTTGACCTACAGACAAGTTCGACAGCTTGCATATGAATACGCGAAACGCCTGGGCTCAAAAATACCAAATAGTTGGGAGGAAaacaaaacttctggaattgaCTGGTTGAAGAGTTTTATGAAACGTCAACCAACTCTTACATTAAGAAAACCTGAAAATACTAGTTTGGCCAGAGCCACAGCGTTTAACAAAGCAAATGTCACTGAGTTTTTTGATAACTATGAGCGAGCCCTTAAGTCTGGAGAATTTACGGCTGACAAAATTTACAATGTTGACGAAACCGGTGTATCAACAGTTGTCCAAGCTCCAAATGTTGTTGCTAAGCTAGGAGCTCGCCAAGTGGGCCAGGCGGTTTCTGGCGAGCGTGGTTCCATGATTACCATGTGTATGATTATTAATGCTGTAGGAAATACAGTCCCACCAGCTTTTGTTTTCCCAAGAGCTAAATTTCATGACTCAATGTTGTTTGGTGCACCACCTGGAAGTTTAGGTTTGGTTAACAGTCCTAAAAGTGGATGGATGATTGGTCCCCTATTTTTGGAAGTACTAAAACACATAAAAAAGCATACACATTGCTCTAAAGATAACAAAATCATTGTGGTCATGGACAATCATGAGAGCCACTGTTCAATTGATGCTGTGGTATATGCTAAGGAAAATGGCATGGTGTTAGTGACTTTTCCTCCTCATTGCTCTCACCGGCTTCAACCTTTGGCTATTGAATCaacatcaatattatgttactag